The following proteins are encoded in a genomic region of Methanomicrobiales archaeon HGW-Methanomicrobiales-1:
- a CDS encoding pyruvate ferredoxin oxidoreductase — MAEKTCELFDCGHRACGGCGASLAARLVTKAAGKDSIFVSSTGCMEVFSTPYPETAWKVPWIHSLFENAAAVASGIEASLKKQGRKEKIVIMAGDGATFDIGMICISGAFERGHDFTYVCYDNEAYMNTGIQRSGATPYDASTTTSPAGKCSFGNKMQKKDMPAILAAHGAPYVATTSIAYPADLLQKVEKAIATPGPSYVQVHAPCCTGWGFEGEQTIAIAKLAIETGLWVNYEMIDGKVTKVKKVVRKPVEEYLKTQKRFRHLFKPTRQDAEIAAIQAIADKNAEKFGIDIKLPPKKE; from the coding sequence ATGGCAGAAAAAACCTGTGAATTGTTTGACTGCGGACACCGGGCCTGCGGCGGTTGCGGTGCATCCCTTGCGGCACGGCTGGTAACCAAGGCAGCCGGCAAAGACTCGATCTTTGTCTCGTCTACAGGATGCATGGAAGTGTTCTCCACACCTTACCCGGAGACTGCATGGAAAGTGCCGTGGATCCACTCCCTCTTTGAGAATGCAGCCGCGGTTGCATCCGGTATCGAGGCGTCGCTCAAAAAGCAGGGCCGTAAGGAAAAGATCGTGATCATGGCCGGCGATGGGGCAACCTTTGATATCGGTATGATCTGTATCAGCGGGGCGTTCGAACGCGGCCACGACTTTACCTACGTCTGCTACGACAACGAGGCCTACATGAACACCGGTATCCAGCGTTCCGGTGCAACCCCGTACGATGCGAGCACGACTACCAGCCCGGCAGGAAAATGTTCCTTTGGCAACAAGATGCAAAAGAAGGACATGCCGGCGATCCTTGCTGCACACGGTGCACCGTATGTTGCAACGACATCCATTGCCTACCCCGCCGATCTCCTCCAGAAGGTGGAAAAGGCGATCGCAACCCCCGGTCCCAGCTATGTGCAGGTCCATGCACCCTGCTGCACCGGGTGGGGATTTGAAGGCGAGCAAACGATCGCGATTGCAAAACTCGCGATCGAGACCGGCCTCTGGGTCAACTACGAGATGATCGATGGCAAGGTGACAAAGGTCAAGAAGGTAGTGCGCAAGCCCGTCGAGGAGTACTTAAAGACCCAGAAACGGTTCCGCCACCTCTTCAAGCCCACGCGGCAGGATGCGGAGATCGCCGCTATCCAGGCAATTGCGGATAAGAATGCGGAGAAGTTTGGTATCGATATCAAACTCCCTCCCAAGAAGGAATAA
- the porA gene encoding pyruvate ferredoxin oxidoreductase has translation MMEIIEGSHAVAEIVRLCRPQVVSAYPITPQTHIVEALADFVANGTLDAEYITVENELSALSACVGASAAGSRTYSATTSQGLMLMAEVVFNASGMRLPIIMSIANRAMGAPLSIWNDQQDSVSLRDAGWLQFYAEDNQEAADLHMIAYRVAEDPTIQLPAFVCFDGFILSHTYEPVDMLTQEDVDKYLPKFNPAERLDAADPISFGMYATPEYYLEFRYEMDLALKQAKGVIAKAGKEFGEMFGRDYSALIEGYKLDDAETAIVAMGSICGTTKDAIDEMRAAGKKVGLLKIRVFRPFPSEEIAKMLSHVKRVAVLDKNISLGAKGATAMEVRDALYGSSIPVKGYVLGLGGRDVRKRDIRQIVELCEKGQGDIFYGLRKELI, from the coding sequence ATGATGGAGATAATCGAGGGATCGCACGCAGTCGCAGAGATAGTCCGTCTCTGCCGTCCGCAGGTGGTCTCTGCCTACCCCATTACCCCCCAGACCCATATCGTTGAGGCACTGGCTGATTTTGTTGCAAACGGCACGCTCGATGCCGAATACATCACCGTTGAGAACGAACTCTCTGCCCTCTCTGCCTGCGTGGGAGCAAGCGCCGCCGGTTCACGAACCTACTCGGCAACCACCTCACAGGGTCTGATGCTGATGGCCGAGGTCGTCTTCAATGCATCGGGCATGCGCCTGCCGATCATCATGTCAATTGCCAACCGGGCAATGGGAGCACCGCTCTCGATCTGGAACGACCAGCAGGACTCAGTTTCCTTAAGGGATGCAGGCTGGCTCCAGTTCTATGCCGAGGATAACCAGGAAGCAGCGGACCTGCACATGATCGCCTACCGGGTGGCAGAAGACCCAACTATCCAGCTCCCCGCTTTCGTCTGCTTTGACGGGTTTATCCTCTCCCACACCTACGAACCGGTGGATATGCTCACCCAGGAAGATGTGGATAAGTATCTCCCGAAGTTCAACCCCGCTGAGCGTCTTGACGCGGCAGACCCGATCAGTTTCGGCATGTACGCTACGCCCGAATATTACCTCGAATTCAGGTACGAGATGGACCTGGCCCTGAAACAGGCAAAAGGCGTGATCGCAAAGGCCGGAAAAGAGTTCGGCGAAATGTTCGGCCGGGACTATAGCGCGCTTATCGAGGGATACAAACTCGATGATGCCGAGACGGCGATCGTTGCGATGGGGTCCATCTGCGGAACCACCAAGGATGCCATCGATGAGATGCGGGCGGCAGGAAAGAAAGTCGGGTTGTTGAAGATCCGTGTCTTCCGGCCCTTCCCGTCAGAAGAGATCGCCAAAATGCTCTCGCACGTCAAGCGTGTTGCCGTGCTTGACAAGAACATCTCGCTCGGTGCCAAAGGGGCAACCGCTATGGAAGTGAGGGATGCACTCTACGGTTCTTCCATACCGGTAAAAGGCTATGTGCTGGGACTTGGCGGCAGGGACGTCAGGAAACGGGACATCAGGCAGATTGTTGAACTCTGCGAAAAGGGGCAGGGCGATATATTCTATGGCCTGCGCAAGGAGTTGATCTGA
- a CDS encoding pyruvate synthase produces MALAVGCRARPGKARDNKTGSWRVFKPIFDHEKCSKCGMCRTLCPEGCVHEDAEGLFDPDYTYCKGCGICAVECPKEAITMKQEEK; encoded by the coding sequence ATGGCGCTCGCTGTCGGGTGCCGGGCACGGCCGGGAAAAGCACGGGATAACAAGACAGGTTCGTGGCGCGTTTTCAAACCGATCTTCGACCACGAGAAGTGCTCGAAGTGCGGGATGTGCAGGACACTCTGTCCTGAGGGATGCGTACACGAGGATGCTGAAGGATTGTTCGATCCCGATTATACATACTGCAAGGGCTGTGGGATCTGCGCAGTCGAGTGCCCCAAGGAAGCAATCACCATGAAACAGGAGGAAAAATAA
- a CDS encoding pyruvate ferredoxin oxidoreductase (catalyzes the ferredoxin-dependent oxidative decarboxylation of pyruvate to form acetyl-CoA), with protein MRELRIHGRGGQGSVTAAELIAVAAFEGGSFAQAFPAFGVERRGAPVQAFVRFDDKKIRLRSQVYEPNYIIVQDSTLIKDVNVFMGVRTGGIVIVNTEKKPDYTVPEGVKLITLDATSIALKAIGLPITNTSLMGAFAAATGEIQFSALEKALNHRFPKELAAKNIAAAKVAFDIVKGAA; from the coding sequence TTGAGAGAACTACGCATACATGGCAGGGGTGGCCAGGGGTCCGTCACTGCTGCCGAACTGATTGCAGTCGCCGCGTTTGAAGGCGGCAGCTTTGCCCAGGCATTCCCGGCGTTTGGCGTTGAACGGCGCGGAGCCCCGGTGCAGGCATTTGTCAGGTTCGATGACAAAAAGATCCGGCTGCGCAGCCAGGTGTATGAACCCAATTACATCATTGTGCAGGACAGCACCTTAATCAAGGACGTCAACGTCTTCATGGGCGTAAGGACGGGGGGCATCGTGATCGTCAACACGGAAAAGAAGCCGGATTATACGGTTCCTGAAGGTGTGAAACTTATCACCCTTGATGCCACCTCGATTGCACTCAAGGCAATCGGGCTGCCCATCACCAATACCTCTTTGATGGGAGCATTTGCTGCCGCAACGGGCGAGATCCAGTTCTCTGCTCTGGAAAAGGCACTCAACCACCGCTTCCCCAAGGAGCTTGCGGCAAAGAATATCGCTGCTGCAAAAGTGGCGTTCGATATCGTCAAAGGGGCGGCATAA
- a CDS encoding methanogenesis marker 12 protein, with translation MFIGIDHGTSAMRFAGDSGQFKISREAARDFTTDSLSQLCPIDEIEGIALCYSMGDGITSITSIGKVKNRGIISREGAGKHIGGGTKVFDEIAQSGIPAIVIPGLHRGSPTDPRFKAYSHQTSPEKIGIAYEACHTLGGDVIVSDVSSNTVSLLVSAGKLVGAFDACIFAPGTLHGALDVDAIRKIDAGECTANEAFQHAGVNFSLPEASRIPAVAMFSAMECAALRLLNPRAAIALAGSLAPAIAPEVRSLLGADVAVYDEWCASRGLARIARDVFSGSITILGLDVDL, from the coding sequence ATGTTTATCGGGATTGATCACGGCACAAGCGCGATGCGGTTTGCCGGGGACAGCGGACAATTCAAAATTTCGCGGGAGGCTGCCAGGGATTTTACCACAGACTCACTCTCCCAACTTTGCCCGATTGACGAGATCGAAGGAATTGCCCTCTGCTATTCCATGGGGGATGGTATCACGTCCATCACCTCGATTGGTAAAGTAAAGAACCGGGGAATCATCAGCCGCGAGGGTGCGGGCAAGCATATCGGCGGCGGAACCAAAGTCTTTGACGAGATTGCACAGAGTGGCATTCCTGCAATAGTTATCCCGGGCCTTCACCGGGGTTCCCCCACGGATCCGCGCTTCAAGGCCTATTCCCACCAGACCAGCCCGGAGAAGATCGGGATTGCCTACGAGGCCTGCCATACGCTTGGAGGGGACGTAATCGTCTCCGATGTCAGTTCAAATACCGTTTCCCTGCTCGTATCTGCGGGAAAACTGGTAGGGGCGTTCGATGCGTGCATCTTTGCACCGGGAACCCTGCACGGTGCACTCGATGTGGATGCGATCCGGAAGATCGATGCCGGGGAGTGCACCGCAAACGAGGCATTCCAGCATGCGGGAGTGAACTTCTCCCTGCCCGAAGCATCGCGCATACCGGCGGTCGCGATGTTCTCGGCCATGGAATGTGCCGCACTGCGCCTCCTGAATCCACGCGCTGCCATTGCGCTTGCCGGAAGTCTTGCACCCGCCATTGCCCCTGAGGTCCGGTCCCTTCTGGGCGCAGATGTGGCCGTATATGACGAATGGTGCGCTTCACGCGGCCTTGCCCGGATCGCCCGGGACGTTTTTTCCGGAAGCATAACTATTCTCGGGCTCGATGTAGATCTCTAG
- a CDS encoding UDP-glucose 4-epimerase → MFDVVTGGAGFIGSHLVDTLVAQGNEVLVIDSLCAGRKETIAQHLDSCKVRFLQKDLLGDGWQDSIEGADRLFHLAADPDVRQSAVNPDPTIQNNIIATYRVLEAMRRHQVPELVFTSTSTVYGDATIIPTPENYTPLEPISVYGASKLACESLISSYCHSFGMKAYNFRFANIIGSRSGHGVLTDFIKKLEQNPKELEILGDGKQTKSYLEVHECVAAMLFAVGHARDTVNTFNVGSEDWIDVKSIAEIVCEEMHLDGTKFRFTGGERGWVGDVPRMQLAVGKIKALRWKPQLGSRESVRIAVQAMLAER, encoded by the coding sequence ATGTTTGATGTGGTAACAGGGGGAGCCGGGTTCATCGGCTCGCACCTGGTTGACACGCTCGTTGCACAGGGTAACGAAGTCCTGGTGATTGACTCGCTCTGCGCCGGGCGCAAAGAGACGATTGCACAGCACCTGGATTCCTGCAAGGTCCGGTTTTTACAAAAAGATCTGCTGGGCGATGGCTGGCAGGACTCAATTGAAGGAGCCGACCGGCTCTTCCACCTCGCGGCAGACCCCGATGTCCGCCAGAGCGCCGTGAACCCGGACCCGACCATACAGAACAATATCATCGCAACGTACCGGGTGCTCGAAGCCATGCGCCGGCACCAGGTGCCCGAACTGGTGTTTACCTCGACTTCCACTGTGTATGGCGATGCAACAATCATTCCCACGCCGGAAAACTATACCCCGCTCGAACCGATCTCCGTGTACGGGGCGAGCAAGCTGGCCTGCGAGTCCCTGATCTCGTCCTACTGCCACTCGTTTGGTATGAAGGCGTACAACTTCCGGTTTGCCAATATCATCGGCTCCCGGAGCGGTCACGGGGTTCTTACGGATTTCATTAAAAAACTGGAGCAGAATCCCAAAGAGCTCGAGATTCTCGGCGACGGTAAGCAGACCAAGTCCTATCTCGAAGTCCATGAATGTGTTGCCGCAATGCTCTTTGCCGTCGGGCATGCCCGGGACACGGTCAATACCTTCAATGTCGGGTCCGAGGACTGGATCGATGTGAAGAGCATTGCAGAGATCGTGTGCGAAGAGATGCACCTTGACGGCACGAAGTTCCGGTTCACCGGCGGCGAACGCGGGTGGGTCGGGGATGTGCCGAGAATGCAGCTCGCAGTCGGGAAGATCAAGGCGCTGCGCTGGAAACCCCAGCTGGGTTCCCGCGAGAGCGTGCGGATCGCCGTGCAGGCAATGCTTGCCGAACGGTAA